A DNA window from Peromyscus leucopus breed LL Stock chromosome 3, UCI_PerLeu_2.1, whole genome shotgun sequence contains the following coding sequences:
- the Chrm2 gene encoding muscarinic acetylcholine receptor M2, whose translation MNNSTNSSNNGLAITSPYKTFEVVFIVLVAGSLSLVTIIGNILVMVSIKVNRHLQTVNNYFLFSLACADLIIGVFSMNLYTLYTVIGYWPLGPVVCDLWLALDYVVSNASVMNLLIISFDRYFCVTKPLTYPVKRTTKMAGMMIAAAWVLSFILWAPAILFWQFIVGVRTVEDGECYIQFFSNAAVTFGTAIAAFYLPVIIMTVLYWHISRASKSRIKKEKKEPVANQDPVSPSLVQGRIVKPNNNNMPGGDGGLEHNKIQNGKAPRDGVTENCVQGEEKESSNDSTSVSAVASNMRDDEITQDENTVSTSLGHSKDDNSKQTCIKIITKTQKGDSCTPTSTTVELVGSSSQNGDEKQNIVARKIVKMTKQPAKKKPPPSREKKVTRTILAILLAFIITWAPYNVMVLINTFCSPCIPNTVWTIGYWLCYINSTINPACYALCNATFKKTFKHLLLCHYKNIGATR comes from the coding sequence ATGAATAACTCAACAAACTCATCTAACAATGGCTTGGCTATTACCAGTCCTTACAAGACATTTGAAGTGGTATTTATTGTTCTTGTGGCTGGATCCCTCAGTCTGGTGACCATCATTGGGAACATCCTGGTCATGGTTTCCATTAAAGTCAACCGTCACCTTCAGACAGTCAACAATTACTTCTTGTTCAGCCTTGCCTGTGCTGACCTCATCATAGGTGTTTTCTCCATGAACTTGTATACCCTCTACACTGTGATTGGTTATTGGCCTTTGGGACCTGTAGTATGTGACCTTTGGCTAGCCTTGGACTATGTGGTCAGCAAtgcttctgttatgaatttgCTCATCATCAGCTTTGATAGATACTTCTGTGTCACAAAACCTCTGACCTACCCAGTTAAGCGGACCACAAAAATGGCAGGCATGATGATTGCAGCTGCCTGGGTCCTTTCCTTCATCCTCTGGGCTCCAGCCATTCTCTTCTGGCAGTTCATCGTAGGGGTGAGAACTGTGGAGGACGGGGAGTGCTACATTCAGTTCTTCTCCAATGCCGCTGTCACCTTCGGCACTGCCATTGCAGCCTTCTACCTGCCCGTCATCATCATGACTGTGCTGTATTGGCATATATCCCGGGCAAGTAAGAGTAGgataaagaaggagaagaaggaacctGTGGCCAACCAAGATCCGGTATCTCCAAGTCTGGTGCAAGGAAGAATTGTAAAGCCGAACAACAACAACATGCCAGGTGGTGACGGTGGCTTAGAGCACAACAAAATCCAAAATGGCAAGGCTCCCCGGGATGGTGTGACTGAAAACTGTGTtcagggggaggagaaggagagctCAAATGACTCCACCTCAGTCAGTGCTGTCGCCTCCAATATGAGAGATGATGAAATCACCCAGGATGAAAACACAGTTTCCACTTCCCTGGGCCATTCCAAAGATGACAACTCCAAGCAAACATGCATCAAAATCATCACCAAGACCCAAAAAGGTGACTCGTGCACCCCAACAAGTACCACTGTAGAACTAGTTGGGTCCTCGAGTCAAAATGGGGATGAAAAGCAGAACATTGTAGCACGCAAGATTGTGAAGATGACCAAGCAGCCTGCCAAAAAGAAGCCTCCTCCATCCCGAGAGAAGAAGGTGACCAGGACAATCTTGGCTATTCTGTTGGCTTTCATCATCACCTGGGCACCATACAATGTCATGGTGCTCATCAATACCTTCTGTTCGCCCTGCATCCCCAATACAGTGTGGACAATCGGCTACTGGCTCTGTTACATCAACAGCACCATCAATCCTGCCTGCTATGCACTTTGTAATGCCACCTTCAAAAAGACTTTCAAACACCTCCTCCTGTGTCACTACAAGAACATAGGCGCTACAAGGTAA